In Trichocoleus desertorum NBK24, the following are encoded in one genomic region:
- a CDS encoding anti-sigma regulatory factor has protein sequence MIAVSLRPVGRNWGTVSFASTLYLYPVLDLLLAEVPAQWQSEIRLGLQEALVNAAKHGNKLDPSKTVLVRFSVVENQYWWVISDQGSGFAPPVSCSSGCSEHLPHNEKECGRGLYILYQVFDRVQWNAAGTELRLCKEVNNRFRLPLVR, from the coding sequence GTGATTGCGGTTTCACTTCGGCCTGTAGGGCGTAATTGGGGCACTGTTAGCTTTGCTTCTACCCTCTATCTCTACCCAGTTCTGGATTTACTGCTTGCAGAAGTTCCAGCTCAGTGGCAGTCAGAGATTCGGTTAGGATTGCAAGAAGCATTGGTGAATGCGGCGAAGCATGGCAACAAACTAGACCCCAGTAAAACGGTCTTAGTTCGTTTTTCAGTGGTAGAAAATCAGTATTGGTGGGTCATTTCTGACCAAGGCTCAGGGTTTGCACCACCTGTTTCTTGTAGTTCTGGCTGTTCGGAACACTTACCCCACAACGAAAAAGAATGCGGTCGTGGCCTATATATTCTTTACCAAGTGTTTGACCGGGTGCAGTGGAATGCGGCTGGGACTGAGTTGAGGCTGTGCAAAGAGGTTAACAATCGCTTCAGGTTGCCTCTAGTCCGCTAG
- a CDS encoding ISH3 family transposase: protein MTTYPSSLSPAPALTDEGTLEAALDCLLESVPLNMEGGYTPQDLFEILLRAASRGDSIEHTAQRLQGTPSGNGIRYHLDKLDEMATLESQLNAALQSRIPPKICRRQHRIAIDLHLIPYYGNPSEVEAPYIYRSQAKAGTTSFFAYATVYVVCRHKRVTLGIHAVHRQETLVATLTYLLARLSPLRVRVKRLYLDRGFYSVPVIRWLKALQIPFLMPAVIRGKTGGTRQLLRGRRSYQTPYTLNSPQYGSVNCQMRVICNYYKGLKGKHGIQYTVYVLHRVKVALHQTHRHYRDRFGIETSYRIKNQCRIRTTSKNPVTRFLFVALAFVLVNLWVYLLWFFISWTQRGGRVVYRELFALKTMLEFLSQAVERHFPVITAIYLPALE from the coding sequence ATGACGACCTACCCATCTTCATTATCTCCTGCTCCCGCTCTGACCGATGAAGGGACACTGGAAGCTGCCCTTGATTGTCTACTCGAGTCTGTTCCACTGAACATGGAAGGCGGATACACCCCCCAAGACCTATTCGAGATCCTGCTGCGGGCTGCCAGCCGAGGCGATAGCATCGAACACACGGCTCAACGCTTGCAAGGTACACCCAGTGGTAATGGTATCCGCTATCACTTGGACAAGTTGGATGAGATGGCCACACTGGAGAGCCAACTCAATGCGGCTCTGCAAAGCCGAATTCCACCCAAGATTTGCAGAAGGCAGCATCGCATTGCCATCGATTTACACTTAATTCCCTACTACGGCAACCCAAGTGAGGTGGAGGCTCCCTACATCTACCGCTCTCAAGCTAAAGCTGGAACTACCTCATTCTTCGCCTATGCCACAGTCTATGTTGTCTGTCGTCACAAACGTGTGACCCTAGGGATTCATGCAGTGCATCGTCAAGAAACCTTAGTGGCGACCCTGACTTATTTGCTCGCAAGGTTGAGTCCGCTGCGAGTCCGAGTCAAACGGCTTTACCTGGACCGAGGGTTCTATAGTGTCCCTGTCATCCGTTGGCTGAAGGCATTGCAGATTCCCTTCCTGATGCCTGCGGTGATTCGGGGCAAAACTGGAGGAACCCGTCAACTGCTAAGGGGACGGCGCAGCTACCAGACACCCTACACCCTCAACAGTCCCCAGTATGGTTCGGTCAACTGTCAGATGCGGGTGATTTGTAACTATTACAAAGGGCTCAAGGGCAAGCATGGGATTCAATACACTGTCTATGTGCTGCATCGGGTGAAGGTTGCCCTGCACCAGACCCATCGGCATTACAGAGACCGTTTTGGCATTGAAACCAGTTACAGGATCAAGAACCAGTGTCGCATCCGCACCACGAGTAAAAATCCTGTAACCCGCTTTCTGTTTGTCGCTCTAGCGTTTGTCCTAGTCAATCTTTGGGTGTATTTGCTGTGGTTCTTTATCAGTTGGACGCAACGAGGAGGACGAGTGGTTTACCGAGAACTGTTTGCCCTCAAGACAATGCTGGAATTCCTGTCCCAGGCAGTGGAGCGGCATTTTCCAGTCATCACAGCCATCTACTTACCCGCTCTGGAATGA
- a CDS encoding deoxyribodipyrimidine photo-lyase, with product MSNYPELIKQLQISAVYCHGEVTSEETAIEESLKTALRPLGVELKTFWGQMLYHPDNLPFEIAELPELFTHFRKQVEKYANVAPAFPKPQ from the coding sequence TTGAGCAATTACCCAGAACTAATCAAGCAACTGCAAATCTCAGCAGTTTACTGTCATGGTGAGGTTACGTCCGAGGAGACCGCGATCGAAGAATCTTTGAAAACTGCACTACGACCTTTAGGGGTGGAGCTGAAGACTTTTTGGGGTCAGATGCTTTATCATCCCGATAATTTGCCGTTTGAGATTGCTGAGCTACCGGAACTGTTCACCCATTTCCGCAAGCAGGTAGAAAAGTACGCTAATGTTGCTCCCGCATTTCCGAAGCCTCAGTAG
- a CDS encoding DUF6439 family protein produces MPDATSKPAAIAQGLTAPQTARLQEFSTLELAQALAARLTLTDMDWHRLKSNRKVRASEQAAAALVFLLKDQPEEALARFRQATGWLDRSVSAPPCPTHGHRQANTSASSAPEVEAAER; encoded by the coding sequence ATGCCGGATGCAACCTCCAAACCAGCCGCGATCGCTCAAGGTCTCACGGCCCCTCAGACCGCACGTCTGCAAGAATTTAGTACCCTCGAACTGGCTCAAGCTCTAGCAGCCCGTTTGACTTTAACAGATATGGACTGGCATCGGCTAAAGTCTAACCGGAAAGTGCGTGCTAGCGAACAAGCCGCTGCCGCTTTAGTTTTTCTGCTCAAAGATCAACCGGAGGAAGCTTTAGCCCGTTTCCGCCAAGCCACTGGATGGCTAGACCGTTCTGTATCAGCGCCTCCGTGCCCGACGCATGGTCATCGCCAAGCCAACACCTCAGCCAGCTCTGCTCCCGAAGTTGAAGCCGCTGAACGCTGA
- a CDS encoding deoxyribodipyrimidine photo-lyase: MAEKRILIWFRNDLRLHDHEPLHEVLQAEAEVVPFYCFDSRQFGQTSLGFSKTGAFRAQFLLEAIADFRESLRLLGSDLIIQQGLPEVVIPEL; this comes from the coding sequence GTGGCTGAAAAGCGGATTTTGATTTGGTTTCGCAATGATTTGCGACTCCATGACCATGAGCCTCTACATGAAGTACTGCAGGCTGAGGCTGAGGTGGTTCCTTTTTACTGTTTTGATTCTCGGCAGTTTGGTCAGACCTCGTTGGGTTTTTCGAAGACGGGGGCGTTTCGGGCGCAGTTTTTGCTGGAGGCGATCGCAGATTTTCGGGAAAGCTTGCGATTGCTCGGCAGTGATTTGATCATCCAGCAGGGGTTGCCTGAGGTGGTCATTCCAGAACTGTAA
- the tnpC gene encoding IS66 family transposase, protein MKELPPLAGLSHAEKDALIQGLWQELQTLRSEVEKLKQKRVKKTSRNSSLPPSQGFKPNQRRAQSPALNGEETGSHRNGGRELSQQPDQVVVAQAKSCPHCGVEVELSTQRLSGTYERIELPPMTPHITRVERYGGTCQCCQQAYEAPVPVGLEPGSPFGTSVVSLVTYLRYSHAISYQRLSQLMSELYGLSLSEGAIANLLQRVRSQLENPVAKIVERLRSARLVGSDETGARVKGTNQWEWVFQNDQVCLHVIRPSRGKTVIDTVMAGHQPQVWVSDLFSAQTAHPAHDWQVCLAHQLRDCQYAMDAGDELFAPRMKWLLLKAIALQRRRHTLAASTVQQYCSRFRGLLREILNLQPKSLEGQRLLKRYQKIRAHLLLFLTDETIPSTNNASEQALRWSVVFRKVTNGFRSDWGAELFAQVRSLVNTAKRQGIAAFDAISRALTSQQTDWLLG, encoded by the coding sequence ATGAAGGAACTGCCCCCTCTCGCTGGACTGAGTCACGCAGAAAAGGATGCCCTGATTCAAGGGCTGTGGCAGGAGTTGCAAACGTTGCGCTCAGAGGTCGAAAAGCTGAAGCAAAAACGGGTCAAGAAAACCTCCCGTAATTCAAGTTTGCCTCCTTCTCAGGGCTTCAAGCCAAATCAGAGGAGGGCTCAGTCCCCTGCCCTCAATGGTGAGGAAACGGGAAGTCACCGTAACGGTGGGCGAGAATTGAGCCAACAACCGGATCAAGTCGTCGTTGCCCAAGCCAAGAGTTGTCCCCACTGTGGGGTCGAAGTGGAGCTATCAACACAACGCTTGAGCGGGACTTACGAACGCATTGAATTGCCGCCGATGACTCCTCACATCACCCGGGTTGAACGTTACGGCGGGACTTGCCAGTGTTGTCAGCAGGCGTATGAAGCGCCTGTTCCAGTCGGTTTGGAGCCAGGGTCTCCCTTTGGCACCAGTGTCGTGAGTTTAGTGACCTATCTCCGTTACAGCCATGCCATCAGCTATCAACGGCTGAGCCAGCTGATGAGTGAGCTTTACGGTCTCAGCCTGTCCGAAGGAGCGATTGCCAATCTCCTGCAACGGGTGCGCTCTCAGCTAGAAAACCCGGTGGCCAAGATTGTCGAACGTTTACGCAGTGCTCGTCTCGTCGGCAGTGATGAGACGGGGGCACGAGTGAAGGGGACCAACCAGTGGGAATGGGTGTTTCAGAACGACCAGGTGTGTTTGCACGTGATTCGTCCCAGTCGTGGCAAAACGGTCATTGATACCGTGATGGCGGGGCATCAACCACAGGTTTGGGTGTCTGATTTATTCAGTGCCCAGACCGCCCATCCGGCGCACGACTGGCAAGTGTGTCTAGCCCATCAACTGCGCGATTGTCAGTATGCCATGGATGCGGGTGATGAGTTGTTTGCGCCCCGGATGAAATGGCTGCTCCTCAAAGCCATTGCCCTGCAACGGCGACGACACACCCTGGCTGCCTCAACCGTTCAGCAGTATTGCTCTCGATTTCGCGGCTTACTGCGGGAGATCTTGAATCTGCAACCCAAATCGCTCGAGGGACAGCGGTTGCTCAAACGCTATCAGAAGATTCGGGCTCATCTGTTGCTGTTTTTGACGGATGAGACAATTCCGTCAACCAATAATGCCAGTGAGCAGGCGTTGCGCTGGAGCGTCGTCTTTCGCAAGGTGACGAACGGATTCCGCTCGGACTGGGGAGCGGAGCTATTCGCTCAGGTGCGATCGCTTGTCAACACTGCGAAGCGTCAGGGCATTGCTGCCTTTGATGCCATTTCCCGTGCCCTTACCTCACAGCAGACAGATTGGCTACTGGGTTGA
- a CDS encoding TRAFs-binding domain-containing protein: protein MKLPPESSSPSPQEPDAELLHTPDASAAFEQEFEQEVQELERSLQSLKERYTQIQDDQSRQNDLRQRLDQVQRDLRRTRSQEVRQELQAELKQIRQQLDALEVALESRLLSWNSLKDVFWQAVRFGGLGVVVGWILKSCTN, encoded by the coding sequence ATGAAGCTACCGCCAGAATCATCATCACCTTCTCCACAAGAACCGGATGCAGAGCTTCTTCATACCCCAGATGCTTCAGCAGCTTTCGAGCAAGAGTTTGAGCAGGAAGTACAAGAACTAGAGCGATCGCTGCAATCCCTCAAAGAGCGTTACACTCAAATTCAGGACGACCAATCCCGTCAAAACGATCTGCGACAGCGCTTAGACCAGGTGCAGCGTGACTTGCGACGGACGCGATCGCAGGAAGTGCGCCAAGAACTCCAAGCAGAACTCAAGCAAATTCGGCAGCAGTTAGATGCTTTGGAAGTAGCGCTAGAAAGTCGGTTACTTTCCTGGAACAGCCTCAAGGATGTGTTCTGGCAAGCAGTGCGTTTTGGGGGTTTGGGCGTTGTTGTAGGCTGGATTTTGAAGTCCTGTACGAATTAG
- the asnS gene encoding asparagine--tRNA ligase, with protein MIATRRIAEVLRSGEPNEAIAVQGWVRTKRELKGFAFVEVNDGSSLASLQTVLNQDLPNYAEVLKQANTGASIEISGVLVPSQGKGQRIELQAQSATVYGGADPESFPLQKKRHSFEFLRTIGHLRPRTNTLGAVFRVRNACAAAIHEFFQERGFLWVHTPVITASDCEGAGEMFAVTNLNLKQVPLTDAKEIDYSQDFFGRPAYLTVSGQLEAEIMAMAFSNVYTFGPTFRAENSNTSRHLAEFWMVEPEMAFCDLEGDMDLAEAFLKHIFKTVLERCPEDMEFFNQRIDDTVLATADNIINNQFERLTYTDAIALLEKCDRRFEYPVEWGLDLQSEHERYLAEEVFKKPVILTDYPTQIKAFYMRLSDDEKTVRAMDILAPKIGEIIGGSQREERLDVLERRIQAQGLDPEIYWWYLDLRRYGTVPHAGFGLGFERLVQFMTGMTNIRDVIPFPRAPLSADF; from the coding sequence ATGATAGCGACACGACGGATTGCAGAAGTATTGCGCAGTGGTGAACCCAATGAAGCGATCGCCGTTCAAGGTTGGGTGAGAACCAAGCGAGAGTTAAAGGGCTTTGCCTTCGTAGAAGTCAACGATGGCTCTTCTCTAGCCAGCTTACAAACGGTGCTGAACCAAGACTTGCCCAACTATGCGGAAGTGCTGAAGCAGGCCAACACGGGTGCCTCGATAGAGATTTCTGGAGTTTTAGTTCCTTCTCAGGGCAAGGGACAGCGAATTGAGCTGCAAGCCCAATCGGCAACAGTTTACGGAGGAGCCGATCCAGAAAGCTTTCCTCTACAAAAAAAGCGGCATTCGTTTGAGTTTCTCCGTACCATTGGTCACCTGCGTCCTCGCACGAACACTCTAGGAGCTGTGTTTCGGGTACGAAATGCTTGTGCTGCTGCAATTCACGAATTCTTCCAAGAGCGCGGCTTTTTGTGGGTGCATACCCCTGTGATCACGGCTAGTGACTGCGAAGGGGCAGGGGAAATGTTTGCCGTCACGAACCTGAATCTGAAGCAGGTGCCACTCACAGATGCTAAGGAAATTGATTACAGCCAAGACTTTTTCGGGAGACCTGCTTACTTAACGGTGAGTGGGCAGCTTGAAGCCGAAATTATGGCAATGGCCTTTAGCAATGTCTATACGTTTGGGCCGACGTTTCGGGCTGAAAACTCTAATACCTCCCGTCACTTGGCTGAGTTCTGGATGGTAGAGCCAGAGATGGCTTTCTGTGATCTAGAGGGCGACATGGATTTGGCGGAAGCGTTCCTGAAGCACATTTTCAAAACGGTGCTGGAGCGTTGTCCGGAAGATATGGAGTTTTTCAATCAGCGAATTGATGACACGGTACTGGCGACGGCGGATAACATTATCAATAACCAGTTTGAGCGGTTGACTTACACGGATGCGATCGCCCTTCTGGAAAAATGCGATCGCAGGTTTGAGTACCCTGTGGAGTGGGGTCTAGATTTGCAGTCGGAGCATGAGCGCTACTTGGCGGAAGAGGTGTTCAAGAAGCCTGTAATTCTGACGGATTACCCGACGCAGATTAAGGCGTTCTACATGCGCTTGAGTGATGATGAGAAGACGGTGCGGGCAATGGATATTCTCGCGCCCAAAATTGGGGAGATTATTGGCGGTTCGCAGCGGGAAGAACGTCTGGATGTGCTGGAGCGGCGGATTCAAGCGCAGGGGTTAGACCCAGAGATTTATTGGTGGTATTTGGATTTGCGTCGTTATGGCACTGTGCCGCACGCAGGCTTTGGTCTAGGGTTTGAGCGGTTGGTGCAGTTTATGACGGGGATGACGAATATTCGCGATGTGATTCCGTTTCCACGTGCGCCTTTAAGTGCTGATTTTTAG